From Panicum hallii strain FIL2 chromosome 2, PHallii_v3.1, whole genome shotgun sequence, a single genomic window includes:
- the LOC112882541 gene encoding uncharacterized protein LOC112882541 encodes MSFPLDIDGGYGAIAMAGNYHHLIDIAPDANMGTAPGTTDGGAAPVGGDGGNEKWLRNLTSATVNTAVLRDLISRTPMLWYLGERSGTIFRPCARRERVEALHAVRAVAIGPFHRGDRGLPFSEDAKLPFMRYLQDQCGLDVDGYVAVLCRERDRLRDEFSGDGADAAAAGTLDDEKKFLEMLLLDCCFVLVVSMMLSKTGTGDDADSVARAASINRDYFILHMAVAQHADDIKLDMLVLENQVPFAAVKLLAASCPGLRLRHSVEELVLGCFDDICPKRLHRAGDAAAAASEFHHVLHVFHWSRVPKDKYCVLSTPRKLLKIKKESERLFPCAMELRRSAVCFRQASSSSCGDLDMRFWRHPASPVAVMSVPCFHVHEYSAAVLHNLVAFEKHFYWAHGACVTAHVARMEGLVRCPQDAAMLRKRGVLASTRSTDADLVALFRELGDETIGARLPDEYGEMLDAVAQHQGRRVSDWCGGFVLHFFPSPWVAVSLAAAVALIFVPSMLQTVYTMLGYFKSS; translated from the coding sequence ATGAGCTTCCCATTAGACATAGATGGAGGCTATGGAGCAATCGCCATGGCGGGGAACTATCACCACCTGATCGACATCGCGCCGGACGCGAACATGGGCACCGCCCCTGGCACCACCGATGGTGGCGCGGCGCCGGTAGGTGGCGACGGCGGAAACGAGAAGTGGCTGCGCAACCTCACGTCGGCGACGGTGAACACGGCCGTGCTCCGAGACCTCATCTCGCGGACTCCGATGCTGTGGTACCTCGGCGAGCGCTCGGGGACAATCTTCCGCCCGTGCGCCCGGCGCGAGCGCGTGGAGGCGCTCCACGCGGTGCGCGCCGTGGCCATTGGCCCGTTCCACCGTGGCGACCGTGGCCTCCCCTTCTCGGAGGACGCCAAGCTGCCGTTCATGCGGTACCTGCAGGACCAGTGCGGGCTCGACGTGGACGGGTACGTCGCGGTGCTCTGCCGGGAGCGCGACCGCCTCCGCGACGAGTtctccggcgacggcgcggaCGCGGCTGCCGCGGGGACCCTGGACGACGAGAAGAAGTTCCTGGAGATGCTGCTGCTTGACTGCTGCTTCGTCCTCGTGGTGAGCATGATGCTCAGCAAGACCGGTACCGGCGACGACGCCGACAGCGTGGCGCGGGCGGCGTCCATCAACAGGGACTACTTCATCCTGCACATGGCCGTGGCCCAGCACGCCGACGACATCAAGCTGGACATGCTCGTGCTCGAGAACCAGGTCCCCTTCGCGGCCGTCAAGCTCCTCGCCGCCTCGTGCCCGGGGCTCAGGCTCCGGCACTCCGTCGAGGAGCTCGTGCTGGGATGCTTCGACGACATCTGCCCGAAGCGACTGCACCGAGCCGGcgacgccgcagccgccgccagcGAGTTCCACCATGTCCTGCACGTCTTCCACTGGTCCCGCGTGCCCAAGGACAAGTACTGCGTCCTCTCGACGCCGCGGAAGCTCCTCAAGATCAAGAAGGAGTCGGAGCGGCTGTTCCCCTGCGCCATGGAGCTCCGGCGCTCGGCGGTGTGTTTCCGGCAAGCATCGTCGTCGAGCTGCGGCGACCTGGACATGCGGTTCTGGCGCCACCCGGCGAGCCCGGTGGCCGTGATGAGCGTGCCGTGCTTCCACGTCCACGAGTACAGCGCGGCGGTGCTCCACAACCTCGTGGCCTTTGAGAAGCACTTCTACTGGGCGCACGGCGCGTGCGTGACGGCGCACGTGGCGCGGATGGAGGGCTTGGTCCGGTGCCCGCAGGACGCGGCCATGCTCCGCAAGCGAGGGGTCCTCGCAAGCACGCGGAGCACGGACGCCGATCTGGTGGCCCTGTTCCGGGAGCTCGGTGATGAGACCATCGGGGCGCGGCTCCCCGACGAGTACGGCGAGATGCTCGACGCCGTGGCGCAGCACCAGGGCCGGCGCGTGAGCGACTGGTGCGGCGGCTTCGTGCTGCACTTCTTCCCGTCGCCGTGGGTGGCTgtctccctcgccgccgccgtggcgctcATCTTCGTGCCGTCGATGCTGCAGACGGTCTACACCATGCTCGGCTACTTCAAGAGTAGCTGA